The Hymenobacter sp. 5317J-9 genome has a window encoding:
- a CDS encoding TonB-dependent receptor: MNNSRLRHLFLVALMLLTAHLGWSQGATTAAMSGVVSDKDGSGLPGATVIAVHTPTNTQYVAPTNSDGRFNIQGMRVGGPYTVKITFVGYQDVNRSDIFLALGQNLRLDVALTTSTTELTEVTVSGRRDPVINAGRTGAETNISREQITRLPTLSRSLTDFTRLTPQSGGAGSSSFGGANNRYNNITIDGAVNNDVFGLAGSGTPGGQANTNPIALDAIDQIQVVLAPYDVTLGNFTGAGVNAITRSGTNDLSASIYGFGRNQNTIGKSVTEPRVKADQFSNYTTGFRVGGAVVKDKVFFFLNGEIARVNTPLAFVPGTGDSRVTTADLDRIRTASLGARYTSGPRVGELIYGGYDPGTYGSELTRRTESNKIFARLDFNLSENTTLTLRHNFVSAFDDNITRAANLVRFSNNAYKFNNTTNSTVAELNSRFSGGFSNKLILTYTAIRDSRDVLGNPGPSYQISDNGNTYVLGQERSSVANQLDQDIVEVTDNLTKAFGKHTITIGTHNEGFKFRNLFLNNGAGYYLFGATAAVPASGTNPAIPAYTGIQNFELGRSTRVQASYPTADNGEAKFKAAQLGFYVQDEYTPIESLRLTYGLRVDVPLFLDKPGNNTAFNTAVGTNPGFGSDYKTTNTPNGQLLFSPRLGFNWDVDNNAKVQVRGGTGIFSGRVPFVWISNSYTNSGVIQGSVDQTGTAANTATGTPASAVLPTIYLLQSDIATKYNPVATSQINLTRNDFKLPQVWRSNLAVDFRLPGDVVATLEGIYSKTLNDIYYKDINLTDPVGRLAGPDQRPVYGASTAARRIDARYTNVYLLDNTSKGYRYNATFQLQKRFDNGLNATAAYTYGESKEVNSGSSSTASSNFAFNQIQYDPNNPELGYSRNDQRHRIIGSAGYTFRYANDKLATGITLFYEGMSGQPLTYIYGQNSDLNRDGNTGNDLLYIPRDVRDINEIDLRPSGTSDTRTITEIQNQLDAFIENDPYLRTHRGQVAERFAARLPWTHQIDLRVAQDFNFMAGGKKNSVQITFDIQNVGNLLNNDWGRQYTVANQATELLQVLTTGPGVKPTFAFPASFATTNRPYDFAPFFSRWQGQLGVRYSFN, encoded by the coding sequence ATGAATAATTCACGTTTACGCCATTTATTTCTGGTGGCGTTGATGCTCCTCACGGCCCACCTGGGCTGGAGTCAGGGGGCTACTACTGCCGCCATGAGCGGGGTGGTGTCCGACAAAGACGGCTCGGGCCTGCCCGGGGCCACGGTTATCGCCGTGCACACCCCCACCAACACGCAGTATGTAGCGCCCACCAACTCGGACGGCCGCTTCAACATTCAGGGCATGCGCGTGGGTGGCCCCTACACGGTGAAAATTACGTTCGTGGGCTATCAGGACGTGAACCGCAGCGACATTTTCCTGGCCCTGGGCCAGAACCTTCGCCTCGACGTGGCCCTCACCACCTCGACTACTGAGCTGACCGAGGTGACCGTAAGCGGCCGCCGCGACCCGGTTATCAACGCCGGCCGCACCGGTGCCGAAACCAACATCAGCCGCGAGCAAATCACGCGTCTGCCCACCCTGAGCCGCTCGCTCACCGACTTCACCCGCCTCACCCCGCAGTCGGGCGGTGCCGGCAGCTCGTCGTTTGGCGGCGCCAACAACCGCTACAACAACATCACCATCGACGGCGCCGTGAACAACGACGTGTTCGGTTTGGCGGGTTCGGGCACGCCCGGCGGCCAGGCCAACACCAATCCCATCGCCCTCGACGCCATCGACCAGATTCAGGTAGTGCTGGCTCCTTACGACGTGACCCTCGGCAACTTCACCGGCGCCGGCGTGAACGCCATCACCCGCTCGGGCACCAACGACCTGTCGGCCTCCATCTATGGCTTCGGCCGCAACCAGAACACCATTGGCAAGAGCGTGACCGAACCCCGCGTGAAAGCCGACCAGTTCTCGAACTACACGACCGGTTTCCGCGTGGGCGGCGCCGTGGTGAAAGACAAGGTGTTCTTCTTCCTGAACGGCGAAATTGCCCGCGTAAACACGCCCCTGGCCTTCGTGCCCGGCACCGGCGACTCGCGCGTGACCACGGCCGACCTCGACCGCATCCGCACGGCGTCGCTTGGCGCCCGCTACACTTCGGGCCCGCGCGTTGGCGAGCTCATCTACGGCGGCTACGACCCCGGCACCTACGGCAGCGAATTGACGCGCCGCACCGAGAGCAACAAGATTTTTGCTCGTCTGGACTTCAACCTGTCGGAAAACACCACCCTGACGCTGCGCCACAACTTCGTATCGGCGTTCGACGACAACATCACCCGCGCTGCCAACCTGGTGCGCTTCAGCAACAACGCTTATAAGTTCAACAACACCACCAACAGCACGGTGGCGGAACTGAACTCGCGCTTCTCGGGCGGCTTCTCCAACAAGCTCATCCTGACCTACACGGCCATTCGCGACTCGCGCGACGTGCTGGGCAACCCCGGCCCTTCGTACCAAATCAGCGACAACGGCAACACCTACGTGTTGGGCCAGGAGCGCAGCTCGGTGGCCAACCAATTGGACCAGGACATCGTGGAAGTTACCGACAACCTGACCAAAGCCTTCGGCAAGCACACCATCACCATTGGCACGCACAACGAGGGCTTCAAGTTCCGCAACCTGTTCCTCAACAACGGCGCCGGCTACTACCTCTTCGGCGCCACGGCGGCCGTGCCTGCTTCGGGCACCAACCCCGCCATTCCGGCTTACACCGGCATCCAGAACTTTGAACTGGGCCGCTCCACCCGCGTGCAGGCCTCCTACCCCACCGCCGACAACGGCGAAGCCAAGTTCAAAGCCGCTCAGCTGGGCTTCTACGTGCAGGACGAGTACACCCCCATCGAAAGCCTGCGCCTGACCTACGGCCTGCGCGTGGACGTGCCCCTGTTCCTCGACAAGCCCGGCAACAACACGGCTTTCAACACGGCAGTGGGCACCAACCCCGGCTTCGGCAGCGACTACAAGACCACCAACACCCCCAACGGCCAGCTGTTGTTCTCGCCCCGCTTGGGCTTCAACTGGGACGTGGATAACAACGCCAAAGTGCAGGTGCGCGGCGGTACGGGCATCTTCTCGGGCCGTGTGCCCTTCGTGTGGATTTCGAACAGCTACACCAACAGCGGCGTGATTCAGGGCTCGGTGGACCAGACCGGCACCGCGGCCAACACCGCAACCGGTACGCCGGCTTCGGCCGTGCTGCCCACCATCTACCTGTTGCAGTCCGACATTGCTACCAAATACAACCCGGTGGCTACTTCGCAGATTAACCTGACCCGCAACGACTTCAAGCTGCCGCAGGTGTGGCGCTCGAACCTGGCCGTGGACTTCCGCCTGCCCGGCGACGTGGTGGCTACCCTGGAGGGCATCTACTCCAAAACGCTTAACGACATCTACTACAAAGACATCAACCTGACCGACCCGGTGGGTCGCCTGGCCGGCCCCGACCAGCGCCCCGTGTACGGTGCCTCGACCGCTGCCCGTCGCATCGACGCTCGCTACACCAACGTGTACCTGCTCGATAACACCAGCAAAGGCTACCGCTACAACGCCACCTTCCAGCTGCAGAAGCGTTTCGACAATGGCCTGAACGCCACCGCCGCTTACACCTACGGCGAGTCGAAAGAAGTGAACAGCGGCTCGAGCAGCACGGCTTCGTCGAACTTTGCCTTCAACCAGATTCAGTACGACCCGAACAACCCCGAGCTGGGCTACTCGCGCAACGACCAGCGCCACCGCATCATCGGCAGCGCCGGCTACACCTTCCGCTACGCCAACGACAAGCTGGCCACCGGCATCACCCTGTTCTACGAAGGCATGTCGGGCCAGCCCCTGACCTACATCTACGGCCAGAACTCGGACCTGAACCGCGACGGCAACACCGGCAACGACCTGCTCTACATCCCCCGCGATGTGCGCGACATCAACGAAATCGACCTGCGCCCCAGCGGCACCAGCGACACCCGCACCATCACCGAGATTCAGAACCAGCTCGACGCCTTCATCGAGAACGACCCCTACCTGCGCACGCACCGCGGCCAGGTGGCCGAGCGCTTTGCCGCCCGCCTGCCCTGGACGCACCAGATTGACCTGCGCGTGGCCCAGGACTTCAACTTCATGGCCGGTGGCAAGAAGAACTCGGTGCAAATCACCTTCGACATTCAGAACGTGGGCAACCTGCTCAACAACGACTGGGGCCGTCAGTACACCGTGGCCAACCAGGCCACCGAGCTGCTGCAGGTGCTCACGACGGGTCCCGGCGTGAAGCCCACCTTCGCCTTCCCGGCGTCGTTTGCTACCACCAACCGTCCTTACGACTTCGCCCCGTTCTTCTCGCGGTGGCAGGGCCAGCTGGGCGTACGCTACAGCTTCAACTAG
- a CDS encoding TonB-dependent receptor → MKLSLRFLLVVLVLLLTTRQGWSQGATTAAMSGLITDTKGQGLPGATVIATHTPTNTQYVAPTNADGRFNIQNMRVGGPYTVRVTFVGYKDLVRDGLYLTLGQNLRFDQQLSDGNTELSEVTVSGRRDPIMNADHTGAQTTVQREQIERLPTISRSFDDFTRLTPQANGQSFGGRNSGYNNITIDGAIFNNSFGLSSTVGGQANAQPISLDAIDQIQVSIAPYDVRQGSFTGAGINAVTRSGTNKFSGSLYGFYRNQNLVGSKVGDFKQDYPNFNLKNFGFRLGGPILKDKLFFFINGEQETRVDPPTGNYIANRDGVAAPGANSTTSAATARDLSILRNFLVTNYGYNPGDFENYNLRTFSRKATAKLDWNISANHRLSVKYNYLNSYRDVPPSGSGALGPSNIGRSQSQFGLPFFSSYYTINNNLNSVIAELNSTFTSRFANNLTAGYSAFRDFRESPGGGSFPLVDIGTATTRTAANGSINAANSYTSFGYEPFSAFNVLNSDVYQIGDNFTVFMGKHNVTVGTYNEFYKFTNGFSPNYYGAYAFNGLDDFYAAARTASAPLGYTRDASGNPVANTTGTLAYPQRYQLSYSALPDGSFPFAVTKAAQFGLYAQDEWSPRSNLKVTFGLRGDLPVIYSDIARNQNAANLTFRDGVKVETDKLPTRSILLSPRAGFNWDVNDDRKTQLRGGTGIFTGRIPFVWLSNQAGNNGVQFGSFSRSGVDVSNAGNYFSPDVNAYRPNGAAANTQYNLAVTARDFKFPQVWRTNLALDQDLGGGIIATLEALYTKDLNAVYFQNVNLPQPVGQANGPDNRPIFYRFGAINTTGPNAGLYTTASVGAGASAQPSLIANNRVYNGQGGVSAANPVITDAILMKNTNKGYSYSVTGQLQKSFNNGLYASVAYTYTDARSVNDGGTIAQTNWRDRPVSGDPNADVLSYSNFLQQHRVIASVSYKREYLKHLGTTLSLFYEAAPAGRFSYTYAGDMNGDGSGGSGNDLMYIPRNQSEIALRDITLNAAQGGGIYSAADQWNDLNNYISQDAYLSKHRGEYAERNGAVRPWQNRLDVRLLQDIFTNIGENRNTLQLSIDVFNIGNLLNSSWGTFRTPNVTNPLTFVGYDVQGRPNFTFPYLTNPVKNADNTVTPGVKLTDTFRSDTGGLGSRWQAQVGIRYIFN, encoded by the coding sequence ATGAAATTATCCTTACGCTTCCTGCTTGTGGTACTCGTGCTGCTCCTCACCACCCGACAGGGCTGGAGCCAGGGCGCTACCACCGCCGCCATGAGCGGCCTCATCACTGACACCAAGGGCCAGGGCCTGCCCGGCGCCACGGTGATTGCCACGCACACGCCCACCAACACGCAGTACGTGGCACCCACCAACGCCGACGGCCGCTTCAACATCCAGAACATGCGCGTGGGCGGCCCCTACACGGTGCGGGTCACGTTTGTGGGCTACAAGGACCTGGTGCGCGACGGCCTGTACCTGACGCTGGGCCAGAACCTGCGCTTCGACCAGCAACTGAGCGACGGCAACACCGAGCTGAGCGAGGTGACCGTGAGCGGCCGCCGCGACCCCATCATGAACGCCGACCACACCGGCGCCCAAACCACGGTGCAGCGCGAGCAGATTGAGCGCCTGCCCACCATCAGCCGCTCGTTCGACGACTTTACGCGCCTCACGCCCCAGGCCAACGGCCAGAGCTTCGGCGGGCGCAACTCGGGCTACAACAACATCACCATCGACGGGGCCATTTTCAACAACTCGTTTGGCCTGTCTTCCACGGTGGGCGGGCAGGCCAACGCCCAGCCCATCTCGCTCGATGCTATCGACCAGATTCAGGTGAGCATTGCGCCCTACGACGTGCGCCAGGGCTCCTTCACCGGGGCCGGCATCAACGCCGTGACCCGCAGCGGCACCAACAAGTTCAGCGGCTCGCTCTACGGCTTCTACCGCAACCAGAACCTGGTGGGCAGCAAAGTGGGCGACTTCAAGCAGGACTACCCCAACTTTAACCTGAAGAACTTCGGCTTCCGCCTGGGCGGCCCCATCCTCAAAGACAAGCTGTTCTTCTTCATCAACGGCGAGCAGGAAACGCGCGTCGACCCGCCCACGGGCAACTACATCGCCAACCGCGACGGCGTGGCCGCCCCCGGCGCTAACTCGACCACCTCGGCTGCCACGGCGCGCGACCTCTCCATCCTGCGCAATTTCCTGGTGACCAATTACGGCTACAACCCCGGCGATTTTGAGAACTATAACCTGCGCACATTCAGCCGCAAGGCCACGGCCAAGCTCGATTGGAACATCAGCGCCAATCACCGCCTGAGCGTGAAGTATAACTACCTCAACTCGTACCGCGACGTGCCGCCGAGCGGCTCGGGCGCGCTGGGGCCGTCGAACATCGGCCGCTCGCAGTCGCAGTTCGGCCTGCCGTTCTTCTCGTCCTACTACACCATCAACAACAACCTCAACTCGGTGATTGCCGAATTGAACAGCACCTTCACCAGCCGCTTCGCCAACAACCTGACGGCGGGCTATTCGGCCTTCCGCGACTTCCGCGAAAGCCCCGGCGGGGGTTCGTTTCCGCTCGTCGACATCGGCACGGCCACGACGCGCACGGCGGCCAACGGCAGCATCAACGCTGCCAACAGCTACACCTCGTTTGGGTACGAGCCCTTTTCGGCCTTCAACGTGCTGAACTCGGACGTGTACCAGATTGGCGACAACTTCACCGTCTTCATGGGCAAGCACAACGTGACGGTGGGCACCTACAACGAGTTCTACAAGTTCACCAACGGCTTCTCGCCCAACTACTACGGCGCCTACGCCTTCAACGGGCTGGATGACTTCTACGCCGCCGCCCGTACGGCCTCGGCCCCGCTCGGCTACACCCGCGACGCCTCCGGCAACCCCGTGGCCAACACCACCGGCACGCTGGCTTACCCGCAGCGCTATCAGCTCTCCTACTCGGCGCTGCCCGACGGCTCGTTCCCCTTCGCCGTGACCAAGGCGGCCCAATTCGGCCTCTACGCCCAGGACGAGTGGAGCCCCCGCAGCAACTTGAAAGTGACCTTTGGCCTGCGCGGCGACCTGCCGGTGATTTACTCCGACATTGCCCGCAACCAAAACGCCGCCAACCTCACTTTCCGCGACGGCGTGAAGGTGGAAACCGACAAGCTGCCCACCCGCAGCATCCTGCTCTCGCCCCGCGCGGGCTTCAATTGGGACGTGAACGACGACCGCAAAACTCAGCTGCGCGGCGGCACGGGCATTTTCACGGGCCGCATTCCCTTCGTGTGGCTGTCGAACCAGGCCGGCAACAACGGCGTGCAGTTTGGCTCGTTCTCGCGCTCGGGCGTCGACGTGTCGAACGCCGGCAACTACTTCTCGCCCGACGTGAACGCCTACCGTCCCAACGGCGCCGCGGCCAACACCCAGTACAACCTGGCCGTGACGGCCCGCGACTTCAAATTCCCGCAGGTGTGGCGCACCAACCTGGCCCTCGACCAGGACCTCGGCGGCGGCATCATTGCCACGCTCGAAGCGCTGTACACCAAGGACCTGAATGCGGTGTACTTCCAGAACGTGAACCTGCCGCAGCCCGTGGGCCAGGCCAATGGCCCGGATAACCGCCCCATCTTCTACCGCTTCGGCGCCATCAATACCACCGGGCCTAATGCCGGCCTCTACACCACGGCTTCCGTGGGCGCTGGCGCCAGCGCCCAGCCCAGCCTGATAGCCAACAACCGCGTCTACAACGGCCAGGGCGGCGTGTCGGCGGCCAACCCCGTCATCACGGACGCCATTCTGATGAAGAATACCAACAAAGGGTATTCCTACTCCGTGACCGGGCAGTTGCAGAAGTCGTTCAACAACGGCCTCTACGCCAGCGTGGCCTACACCTACACCGACGCCCGCTCGGTGAACGACGGCGGCACCATTGCCCAAACCAACTGGCGCGACCGCCCCGTGTCGGGCGACCCCAACGCCGACGTGCTGAGCTACTCCAACTTCCTGCAGCAACACCGCGTCATTGCCTCGGTGTCGTACAAGCGCGAGTACCTCAAACACCTGGGCACCACGCTGTCGCTGTTCTACGAGGCCGCACCCGCCGGCCGTTTCTCCTACACCTACGCCGGCGACATGAACGGCGACGGCTCGGGCGGCTCGGGCAACGACCTGATGTACATCCCGCGCAACCAGTCCGAAATCGCTCTACGCGACATCACCCTCAACGCGGCACAGGGCGGCGGCATCTACTCGGCCGCCGACCAGTGGAACGACCTGAACAACTACATCAGCCAGGACGCCTACCTGAGCAAGCACCGCGGCGAATACGCCGAGCGCAACGGTGCCGTGCGCCCCTGGCAAAACCGCCTCGACGTGCGCCTGCTGCAAGACATCTTCACCAACATCGGCGAAAACCGCAACACCCTGCAGCTGAGCATCGACGTGTTTAACATCGGCAACCTGCTCAACAGCAGCTGGGGCACTTTCCGCACGCCCAACGTGACCAACCCGCTCACCTTTGTGGGCTACGACGTGCAGGGCCGCCCCAACTTCACCTTCCCCTACCTCACCAACCCGGTGAAGAATGCCGACAACACGGTGACGCCCGGCGTGAAGCTCACCGACACGTTCCGCAGCGACACCGGCGGCCTGGGCTCGCGCTGGCAGGCGCAGGTGGGCATCCGCTACATCTTCAACTAG
- a CDS encoding serine O-acetyltransferase, whose translation MSVLPDSFAAELAMAHASVPDALPGAAFCALADGLLALLFPQRAERPLPNADVVAAELYHFRSELAVLLAKVPNLPAPAAALADEFTAQLPALRAALLRDASAILASDPAAQGLAEIIGSYPGFYATALYRIAHALHQRGLPRLPRLLSEHAHQRTGVDIHPGAHIGPAFCIDHGTGLVIGETAVIGANVQIYQGVTLGAMSVTKGLQGQKRHPTIEDHVVIYAGATILGGSTVVGAHSVIGGNVWLTESVPSHSRVYHRAHINISRSVDPAAELVFSI comes from the coding sequence GTGTCCGTGCTTCCCGATTCTTTTGCCGCCGAGCTGGCCATGGCCCACGCTTCCGTGCCCGACGCCCTGCCCGGCGCCGCCTTCTGCGCCCTGGCCGACGGCCTGCTGGCCCTGCTTTTCCCGCAGCGCGCCGAACGCCCCCTGCCCAACGCCGACGTAGTGGCCGCCGAGCTCTACCATTTCCGCTCCGAGCTGGCCGTGCTGCTGGCCAAGGTGCCCAACCTGCCGGCCCCGGCCGCCGCCCTGGCCGATGAGTTTACGGCCCAGCTGCCGGCCTTGCGCGCAGCCTTGCTGCGCGACGCCAGCGCCATTCTGGCCAGCGACCCCGCCGCCCAGGGCCTGGCCGAAATCATTGGTTCCTATCCTGGCTTCTACGCCACGGCGCTCTACCGCATTGCCCACGCCCTGCACCAGCGCGGGCTGCCGCGCCTGCCCCGCCTGCTCAGCGAGCACGCCCACCAGCGCACGGGCGTCGACATCCACCCCGGCGCGCACATCGGCCCGGCGTTCTGCATCGACCACGGCACGGGCCTCGTCATTGGCGAAACGGCCGTCATTGGGGCCAACGTGCAGATATACCAGGGCGTGACCCTGGGCGCTATGAGCGTGACCAAGGGCCTGCAGGGCCAAAAGCGCCACCCCACCATCGAAGACCATGTGGTGATTTATGCCGGGGCTACCATCTTGGGCGGCAGCACGGTAGTGGGCGCGCACAGCGTCATCGGCGGCAACGTGTGGCTGACCGAAAGCGTACCCTCGCACTCGCGCGTGTACCACCGCGCCCACATCAACATTTCGCGCTCCGTGGACCCCGCCGCGGAGTTGGTTTTCTCCATTTGA
- a CDS encoding cupin domain-containing protein yields the protein MADTTIIKVDSKHSPKGADGEKYLASGKQVAMRMWENEQPGEPKASASRPYETVGYVLSGRAEFHLAGQMVLLEPGNSWVVPKDAEHTYKILEAFTAVEATSPPAQVHGREEK from the coding sequence ATGGCTGATACCACCATCATCAAAGTCGATTCCAAGCACTCGCCCAAAGGCGCTGATGGCGAAAAATACCTCGCCTCGGGCAAGCAAGTGGCCATGCGCATGTGGGAAAACGAGCAGCCCGGCGAGCCCAAAGCCTCGGCCTCGCGCCCCTACGAAACCGTGGGCTACGTACTCAGCGGCCGCGCCGAATTTCACCTGGCTGGCCAAATGGTGCTGCTCGAACCCGGCAACTCCTGGGTAGTGCCCAAAGACGCCGAGCACACCTACAAGATTCTGGAAGCCTTCACGGCCGTGGAAGCGACCTCGCCCCCGGCGCAGGTGCACGGCCGCGAAGAGAAGTAG
- a CDS encoding aldo/keto reductase produces MQTRELGRTGQQVSALGLGCMSMASDYAYGPSDEREAVATLHRALELGVTFWDTADVYGFGANEELLGKVLATRRPEVFLATKFGFVADGAGGAKVDVRPERIAAACDASLRRLGVDTIDLYYAHRIDPAVPVEDMVGAMAALVQAGKVRFLGLSEASAASLRRAVATHPVAALQSEYSIFTRDVEAEILPTCRELGIGLVPFSPLGRGLLTDPGPQLAEKDMRRALPRFGAEVGDANAPLVAGLRQLAAEKSISTAQLALAWLLAQDEHIVPIPGTKQRKYLEDNAAAASVTLSPDEQQRLAALLAAHPVVGARYGEGALRLVNN; encoded by the coding sequence ATGCAAACACGCGAACTCGGCCGCACCGGCCAGCAGGTTTCGGCCCTGGGCCTGGGCTGCATGTCGATGGCATCTGACTACGCTTATGGCCCCAGCGACGAGCGCGAGGCCGTGGCCACGCTGCACCGCGCGCTGGAGCTGGGCGTTACGTTCTGGGACACAGCCGACGTGTACGGCTTCGGCGCTAATGAAGAGTTGCTGGGCAAGGTGCTGGCCACCCGGCGCCCGGAAGTGTTTCTGGCCACCAAGTTTGGCTTCGTGGCCGATGGCGCGGGCGGCGCCAAAGTCGACGTGCGCCCCGAGCGCATAGCCGCCGCCTGCGACGCCAGCCTCCGGCGCCTGGGCGTCGACACTATCGACCTGTATTATGCCCACCGCATCGACCCGGCGGTGCCCGTGGAGGACATGGTGGGGGCCATGGCCGCGCTGGTGCAGGCCGGAAAAGTGCGGTTTCTGGGCTTGTCGGAGGCCTCGGCGGCGTCGCTGCGGCGGGCGGTGGCCACGCACCCCGTTGCGGCGCTGCAGTCGGAATATTCCATTTTTACCCGCGATGTGGAAGCGGAAATCCTGCCCACCTGCCGCGAGCTGGGCATTGGCCTGGTGCCGTTTTCGCCGTTGGGCCGCGGCCTGCTCACCGACCCCGGCCCGCAACTAGCCGAGAAGGACATGCGCCGCGCCCTGCCCCGCTTCGGCGCGGAAGTGGGCGACGCCAACGCGCCGCTGGTGGCGGGCCTACGCCAGCTGGCGGCCGAAAAAAGCATCAGCACGGCGCAGCTGGCGTTGGCCTGGCTGCTGGCGCAGGATGAGCACATCGTGCCCATTCCGGGCACCAAGCAGCGCAAGTATCTGGAAGACAATGCCGCGGCTGCTTCCGTCACGCTTTCGCCAGACGAGCAGCAGCGGCTGGCAGCCCTGCTGGCGGCGCACCCGGTGGTAGGTGCCCGCTACGGAGAAGGCGCCCTGCGGCTGGTGAACAATTAG